From the Lolium rigidum isolate FL_2022 chromosome 2, APGP_CSIRO_Lrig_0.1, whole genome shotgun sequence genome, one window contains:
- the LOC124689848 gene encoding uncharacterized protein LOC124689848 — protein MGGCFSSSTSGGAYYHEEYSAAGCRRPQRVRPSDEDGLYYVGERDVDNKAGIYIAKFHRYQSEVVPQTPAPSSAAARAVIAG, from the coding sequence ATGGGCGGGTGCTTCTCTTCGTCGACGTCCGGCGGCGCGTACTACCACGAGGAGTACTCGGCGGCCGGGTGCCGGCGGCCGCAGCGCGTGCGGCCGAGCGACGAGGACGGCCTCTACTACGTCGGCGAGCGGGACGTGGACAACAAGgccggcatctacatcgccaagtTCCACCGCTACCAGTCCGAGGTCGTGCCGCAGACGCCCGCGCCGTCCTCGGCCGCCGCTCGAGCTGTGATCGCCGGCTGA
- the LOC124691900 gene encoding protein FLX-like 2 — translation MGSKGRMPPYHHHHHRPLPGVDSGPSHSMMMHRDPYGPGMHQPPGPGQFPYDMMPPPRPEILEQKLAAQCGEMQKLAVENERLATSHMSLRKELAAAQQELQRLQAQGEAARAGEEQEMRGLHDKAAKMEAELKNYETVKAELQQAHAEAQNLLAVRQHLAADAQKLNKDLQRNFGEAQQLPGLMAELEAARQDYQHLRATFDYERKLKIDHSESLQVMKRNYDSMVTELEKLRAELANTANHDRSGTLYNPNFAHKDGGTSSRHSVGQTAYDGGYGVAQARTPPTGMPDPLSGSPAGNAPRSGFDSARGNAYDTSRLAGFSSSKAGGHDASRGATGYDVSRTPAVGAHAAAPTAHGSTAGAGYYGSSQATPPSHAWAPAAPTYGSVQVPASYASGPVPSSSYGATAVRPHGSAQALPSYGQTQAPSPYAHAQMQPSYGLAQASSPFVPTQGASPYGLGAQPLAYGSGQAAPKTGGSYQATHGRK, via the exons ATGGGGAGCAAGGGCCGCATGCCtccctaccaccaccaccaccaccggccgctcCCGGGGGTCGACTCGGGCCCGTCACACAGCATGATGATGCACCGCGATCCGTACGGCCCGGGAATGCACCAGCCGCCAGGGCCGGGGCAGTTCCCCTACGACATGATGCCGCCGCCCCGGCCGGAGATCCTGGAGCAGAAGCTCGCCGCGCAGTGCGGGGAGATGCAGAAGCTGGCGGTGGAGAACGAGCGGCTCGCCACGAGCCACATGTCCCTGAGGAAGGAGCTGGCCGCCGCGCAGCAGGAGCTGCAGAGGCTGCAGGCGCAGGGGGAGGCGGCGAGGGCCGGCGAGGAGCAGGAGATGAGGGGGCTCCATGATAAGGCTGCCAAGATGGAGGCCGAGCTCAAGAATTACGAGACTGTGAAGGCGGAACTGCAGCAGGCGCACGCCGAGGCGCAGAACCTCTTGGCGGTGAGGCAGCATTTGGCGGCGGATGCGCAGAAGCTGAACAAAGACCTGCAGAGGAACTTTGGCGAGGCGCAACAGCTTCCGGGGCTCATGGCTGAGCTTGAGGCTGCTAGACAGGATTACCAGCACCTCAG GGCTACATTTGACTATGAAAGGAAACTCAAGATAGACCACTCCGAGTCGCTGCAGGTAATGAAGAGAAACTATGACTCCATGGTTACGGAGTTGGAGAAGCTTCGCGCTGAGTTGGCAAACACAGCTAATCATGACAGAAGTG GCACTTTGTACAATCCTAATTTTGCTCATAAAGATGGTGGTACGTCTAGCCGACATTCTGTTGGACAAACTGCTTATGATGGTGGGTACGGGGTTGCACAG GCTAGGACGCCCCCTACTGGTATGCCAGATCCTTTAAGCGGAAGCCCAGCTGGAAATGCTCCCCGTTCTGGATTTGATTCAGCAAGAGGCAATGCATATGACACTTCTCGTCTTGCTGGCTTCAGTTCTTCAAAAGCTGGGGGCCATGATGCATCAAGGGGCGCCACCGGATATGATGTTTCTAGAACACCTGCGGTTGGAGCTCATGCAGCTGCTCCAACTGCTCATGGGAGTACTGCTGGTGCTGGTTACTATGGATCAAGCCAGGCCACACCACCTTCGCATGCATGGGCTCCAGCTGCACCCACCTATGGATCTGTACAGGTGCCAGCATCATATGCATCTGGGCCAGTCCCGTCTTCATCATATGGCGCAACAGCAGTGCGTCCTCATGGCTCAGCTCAGGCACTACCATCATATGGACAAACACAGGCCCCATCTCCATACGCGCATGCACAGATGCAACCATCCTATGGACTAGCACAGGCATCATCACCCTTTGTGCCAACACAAGGGGCTTCACCCTATGGGTTGGGTGCACAGCCTCTGGCCTATGGATCTGGGCAAGCTGCACCTAAAACTGGTGGTTCTTATCAAGCTACACATGGGCGTAAATAA
- the LOC124691901 gene encoding uncharacterized protein LOC124691901 isoform X1 — translation MGSRQIVAVLQIGGEFTTEDDGRMTYSGGEAHAMHVKSGWTFKAFKHEISSTLNNLKLDTYVFKYFLPRNNKTLISISNDKDLKRMVEFHAESETTYIYVIKKVDNRVIISPVEDSSTPADSAITGTTPDGSKRQKICASWENAITGVGQVFEGPKEFRDALHKYAIAHRFHYRFIKNDSSRVTVECTDDVCPWRMHASKSPAKKEFMIKKVVGSHTCESETVKSHRLASQKWVASVIKDKLRDSPNYRPRDIANDLQREYGLSLNYSQAWRGKLIARKELYSPHEEACNQLPWFRDRILVTNPGSVATVVALEDSKFRFFVAFHASLHGFEHGCRPLLFLDVVSVKPNKHWKLLAATSVDGEGDVFPVALAVVDDESQENWHWFLEQLKASLPMPGELTFISTGKSGLWNDVSLIFPDSYHGYNVNFFIEEFKTQLDGSWSEDVKDIMVEHLKKAIYSCTVDEFNHYIELIKAESDKLAEWLMEAKPDRWSDAFFKGSRLGQYTCSISETISEWIPNRYELPVVQLLDTIRCNLMETIYIRRESSNTWSEVLTPSANQKMQEEVSKALSLGVVCSAEDGNSNVFEVCDGSVYVVNIDTWECNCGKWRASGIPCPHALAVFEQTEQNPLDYCAKYFTTECYRMTYAVSINPIPDVIVPSASADLSQGVGLQPCPILTRRQVGRPKEKPADPRITIKRAVRCSRCKGYGHNKATCKVPLTVTAAVSSQV, via the exons ATGGGGAGCAGGCAGATTGTTGCTGTTCTTCAAATAGGTGGAGAATTCACAACTGAGGATGATGGTCGTATGACCTATTCTGGTGGAGAAGCGCATGCGATGCATGTGAAAAGTGGTTGGACTTTTAAAGCGTTTAAACATGAGATATCTTCAACACTCAATAATCTCAAACTTGATACCTATGTGTTCAAATACTTCCTTCCAAGAAATAATAAGACTTTGATTTCAATTTCCAATGACAAAGACCTTAAGCGCATGGTGGAATTCCATGCGGAGTCGGAGACAACATACATCTACGTCATTAAGAAGGTTGACAACAG GGTAATAATAAGCCCTGTAGAAGACTCCAGCACCCCTGCTGATTCTGCTATAACAGGTACTACTCCAGATGGATCTAAGCGACAAAAGATCTGCGCAAGTTGGGAGAATGCGATCACTGGAGTTGGCCAAGTGTTTGAAGGTCCAAAGGAATTCCGTGATGCATTACACAAGTATGCCATTGCACATAGGTTTCACTACAGATTTATCAAGAATGACTCTTCTCGTGTCACCGTGGAATGTACTGATGATGTATGTCCCTGGCGCATGCATGCCTCCAAATCTCCTGCAAAGAAGGAGTTCATGATAAAGAAGGTGGTTGGGAGTCATACATGTGAGTCCGAGACTGTCAAAAGTCATCGTCTAGCTTCTCAAAAATGGGTTGCTAGTGTTATTAAGGACAAATTACGTGACAGTCCAAACTACAGACCAAGAGATATTGCAAATGATCTCCAGCGTGAATACGGACTAAGCCTGAACTACTCTCAAGCTTGGCGAGGCAAATTAATAGCTCGAAAAGAACTTTACAGCCCACATGAAGAGGCATGCAATCAGTTACCTTGGTTTCGTGATAGAATTTTAGTAACAAACCCTGGGAGTGTGGCAACAGTAGTGGCATTGGAAGATTCAAAGTTCCGcttctttgttgcattccatgccTCCCTTCATGGTTTTGAGCATGGTTGCAGGCCTCTTCTCTTTCTCGACGTGGTATCTGTCAAACCAAATAAGCATTGGAAACTACTGGCTGCTACTTCTGTTGATGGTGAAGGTGATGTGTTCCCCGTTGCGTTGGCTGTAGTGGATGATGAGAGTCAGGAAAACTGGCATTGGTTTCTTGAACAGCTGAAGGCATCATTGCCTATGCCTGGAGAATTAACATTCATATCAACTGGAAAAAGTGGTCTGTGGAATGATGTTTCTCTAATATTTCCAGACAGTTATCATGGATACAATGTCAACTTTTTTATTGAAGAATTCAAAACACAACTGGATGGCAGTTGGAGTGAAGATGTAAAAGATATAATGGTCGAGCATCTTAAGAAAGCCATATATTCATGCACAGTTGATGAATTCAATCATTATATTGAACTCATCAAAGCTGAATCTGATAAGCTCGCTGAATGGCTTATGGAAGCTAAACCTGACCGGTGGTCAGATGCCTTCTTCAAAGGGTCGCGTCTTGGCCAATACACATGCAGCATTTCTGAGACAATTTCTGAGTGGATCCCCAACAGATATGAGCTCCCGGTAGTGCAGTTGCTTGATACAATCAGATGTAACCTGATGGAGACAATCTATATACGCAGGGAATCTTCCAATACATGGTCAGAAGTATTAACGCCATCAGCCAATCAGAAAATGCAGGAAGAGGTGAGCAAAGCTCTCTCACTCGGTGTTGTTTGCTCAGCTGAAGATGGAAACAGTAATGTGTTTGAAGTGTGTGATGGCTCGGTCTATGTTGTCAACATCGATACATGGGAGTGCAACTGTGGAAAGTGGCGTGCGTCGGGGATTCCTTGCCCACATGCGCTTGCCGTATTTGAGCAAACAGAACAGAATCCGCTTGACTACTGTGCCAAGTATTTCACAACAGAGTGCTACCGCATGACTTACGCCGTGTCGATCAACCCGATACCTGATGTTATCGTACCTTCTGCATCAGCTGACCTATCACAGGGCGTGGGGTTGCAACCATGTCCCATTCTCACCCGTCGCCAAGTCGGCCGACCCAAGGAAAAGCCAGCTGACCCTCGTATTACAATCAAAAGGGCAGTGCGCTGCAGCAGGTGCAAGGGTTATGGGCACAACAAAGCAACTTGCAAAGTCCCTCTCACAGTTACTGCTGCGGTCAGTTCTCAGGTGTAA
- the LOC124691901 gene encoding uncharacterized protein LOC124691901 isoform X2, which yields MGSRQIVAVLQIGGEFTTEDDGRMTYSGGEAHAMHVKSGWTFKAFKHEISSTLNNLKLDTYVFKYFLPRNNKTLISISNDKDLKRMVEFHAESETTYIYVIKKVDNSPVEDSSTPADSAITGTTPDGSKRQKICASWENAITGVGQVFEGPKEFRDALHKYAIAHRFHYRFIKNDSSRVTVECTDDVCPWRMHASKSPAKKEFMIKKVVGSHTCESETVKSHRLASQKWVASVIKDKLRDSPNYRPRDIANDLQREYGLSLNYSQAWRGKLIARKELYSPHEEACNQLPWFRDRILVTNPGSVATVVALEDSKFRFFVAFHASLHGFEHGCRPLLFLDVVSVKPNKHWKLLAATSVDGEGDVFPVALAVVDDESQENWHWFLEQLKASLPMPGELTFISTGKSGLWNDVSLIFPDSYHGYNVNFFIEEFKTQLDGSWSEDVKDIMVEHLKKAIYSCTVDEFNHYIELIKAESDKLAEWLMEAKPDRWSDAFFKGSRLGQYTCSISETISEWIPNRYELPVVQLLDTIRCNLMETIYIRRESSNTWSEVLTPSANQKMQEEVSKALSLGVVCSAEDGNSNVFEVCDGSVYVVNIDTWECNCGKWRASGIPCPHALAVFEQTEQNPLDYCAKYFTTECYRMTYAVSINPIPDVIVPSASADLSQGVGLQPCPILTRRQVGRPKEKPADPRITIKRAVRCSRCKGYGHNKATCKVPLTVTAAVSSQV from the exons ATGGGGAGCAGGCAGATTGTTGCTGTTCTTCAAATAGGTGGAGAATTCACAACTGAGGATGATGGTCGTATGACCTATTCTGGTGGAGAAGCGCATGCGATGCATGTGAAAAGTGGTTGGACTTTTAAAGCGTTTAAACATGAGATATCTTCAACACTCAATAATCTCAAACTTGATACCTATGTGTTCAAATACTTCCTTCCAAGAAATAATAAGACTTTGATTTCAATTTCCAATGACAAAGACCTTAAGCGCATGGTGGAATTCCATGCGGAGTCGGAGACAACATACATCTACGTCATTAAGAAGGTTGACAACAG CCCTGTAGAAGACTCCAGCACCCCTGCTGATTCTGCTATAACAGGTACTACTCCAGATGGATCTAAGCGACAAAAGATCTGCGCAAGTTGGGAGAATGCGATCACTGGAGTTGGCCAAGTGTTTGAAGGTCCAAAGGAATTCCGTGATGCATTACACAAGTATGCCATTGCACATAGGTTTCACTACAGATTTATCAAGAATGACTCTTCTCGTGTCACCGTGGAATGTACTGATGATGTATGTCCCTGGCGCATGCATGCCTCCAAATCTCCTGCAAAGAAGGAGTTCATGATAAAGAAGGTGGTTGGGAGTCATACATGTGAGTCCGAGACTGTCAAAAGTCATCGTCTAGCTTCTCAAAAATGGGTTGCTAGTGTTATTAAGGACAAATTACGTGACAGTCCAAACTACAGACCAAGAGATATTGCAAATGATCTCCAGCGTGAATACGGACTAAGCCTGAACTACTCTCAAGCTTGGCGAGGCAAATTAATAGCTCGAAAAGAACTTTACAGCCCACATGAAGAGGCATGCAATCAGTTACCTTGGTTTCGTGATAGAATTTTAGTAACAAACCCTGGGAGTGTGGCAACAGTAGTGGCATTGGAAGATTCAAAGTTCCGcttctttgttgcattccatgccTCCCTTCATGGTTTTGAGCATGGTTGCAGGCCTCTTCTCTTTCTCGACGTGGTATCTGTCAAACCAAATAAGCATTGGAAACTACTGGCTGCTACTTCTGTTGATGGTGAAGGTGATGTGTTCCCCGTTGCGTTGGCTGTAGTGGATGATGAGAGTCAGGAAAACTGGCATTGGTTTCTTGAACAGCTGAAGGCATCATTGCCTATGCCTGGAGAATTAACATTCATATCAACTGGAAAAAGTGGTCTGTGGAATGATGTTTCTCTAATATTTCCAGACAGTTATCATGGATACAATGTCAACTTTTTTATTGAAGAATTCAAAACACAACTGGATGGCAGTTGGAGTGAAGATGTAAAAGATATAATGGTCGAGCATCTTAAGAAAGCCATATATTCATGCACAGTTGATGAATTCAATCATTATATTGAACTCATCAAAGCTGAATCTGATAAGCTCGCTGAATGGCTTATGGAAGCTAAACCTGACCGGTGGTCAGATGCCTTCTTCAAAGGGTCGCGTCTTGGCCAATACACATGCAGCATTTCTGAGACAATTTCTGAGTGGATCCCCAACAGATATGAGCTCCCGGTAGTGCAGTTGCTTGATACAATCAGATGTAACCTGATGGAGACAATCTATATACGCAGGGAATCTTCCAATACATGGTCAGAAGTATTAACGCCATCAGCCAATCAGAAAATGCAGGAAGAGGTGAGCAAAGCTCTCTCACTCGGTGTTGTTTGCTCAGCTGAAGATGGAAACAGTAATGTGTTTGAAGTGTGTGATGGCTCGGTCTATGTTGTCAACATCGATACATGGGAGTGCAACTGTGGAAAGTGGCGTGCGTCGGGGATTCCTTGCCCACATGCGCTTGCCGTATTTGAGCAAACAGAACAGAATCCGCTTGACTACTGTGCCAAGTATTTCACAACAGAGTGCTACCGCATGACTTACGCCGTGTCGATCAACCCGATACCTGATGTTATCGTACCTTCTGCATCAGCTGACCTATCACAGGGCGTGGGGTTGCAACCATGTCCCATTCTCACCCGTCGCCAAGTCGGCCGACCCAAGGAAAAGCCAGCTGACCCTCGTATTACAATCAAAAGGGCAGTGCGCTGCAGCAGGTGCAAGGGTTATGGGCACAACAAAGCAACTTGCAAAGTCCCTCTCACAGTTACTGCTGCGGTCAGTTCTCAGGTGTAA